DNA sequence from the Butyricimonas faecalis genome:
ATCGAGGCGGTCATTATCAGCGTCACGGGAGGTATTATCGGGGTATTCCTTGGAATCGGTTCATCACTTATTATTAAATACGTTATCGGATGGCCCGTATACATTCAGATGTATTCTGTCGTGCTTTCCTTCCTGGTCTGCACAGTTACCGGAATATTCTTTGGCTGGTATCCGGCACAAAAGGCATCCCAGCTAAACCCGATTGATGCAATACGATACGAATAGATTGCCGGGAAATCCGGCAGTTATAGGCTGCAAGTTTACAAGTTACCGGTTCGACAGAACTTCTTCCATAAACTTGTAACTTGCAAGCCTATAACTTGTAACTTTTTATTACCTTTGCAAGTGGAGAAAGATGATATAATGCAAAAGACTAGAAACAAGAAGATATTAACGGGAGCTATCCATGTGCTTGGATGGGGTATATTCTTTGCTCTTCCCTTTTTCTTCTATCGCGGAGAAGGTGTTTCGATTACCTTGAATAGATATTTGGGGTATTGTTTTGTCCCGTTAAGTTGCCTTATTATATTTTACACTAATTTCCTCTGGCTGATCGAACGACAACTTTTCCGCCGAAAAGTATCAACATTCATTTTAAGTAATATCGTTCTCGTGATGCTTTTGGGAGTCAGCCTTCATTTCTGGCAGGACTTTCACCGGAAACATTTGTCAGAACCCGTTCCAGAAACCATGAAAGAATTACAGGCTTCCTTACCGAAACCTCCCCGATACGTGTTTATCGCCCGGGACATGATGCTCATGGCACTGACTGTCGCCCTTAGCGTGGCGATCAAAATGACCGGAGGATGGTATGAAACAGAGAACGAGAAGCAAGAACTAAAGAAGGCACAGGCCGAGGCAGAACTTCAAAACTTAAAGAGCCAACTGAATCCGCACTTTTTATTCAACACGTTAAATAATATCTACTCGCTTATCGCTATCAACCAAGACAAGGCCCAGTATGCCGTCCATGATCTCAGCCGTATGCTGCGTCACGTCTTATACGAGAACAACCAGCATTTCGTGTTGGTAGATAAAGAATTCGAGTTCATGAAAAGCTATATCGAGCTAATGAGCCTCCGCTTGCCCAAGAGTACACGACTGGAAGTTTCCATCCCGGAAAGAGGCAACGGGGCCATGATTGCCCCGCTCTTGTTTATCCCTCTGATCGAAAACGCATTTAAACATGGGGTTAGCAGCACGCAAGAATCATTTATCAACATCAAATTCGAATTACAGGGAAATAACCGGCTTAACTGTCTCGTGGAGAACAGTAACTATCCGAAAAAAGATAATGACCGGAGTGGTTCCGGTATCGGGTTAACGAACTTAAAACGCCGTCTGGAATTACTCTACCCGGGAAAATATATTTTTAAAGCAGAAACCCTTAACGACCGATTTATCACGGAACTACTTATTCAACTTTAAAACGAAAGGATATGACTCTGAATTGCCTCATCGTGGATGATGAACCGTTAGCCTTGGATTTGTTAGAGAGTTACGTGAGCCGAACTCCGTTCCTACATTTGGTCGCACAATGCGATAGTGCCGTGAAAGCGCTTTCCGTCATAGAGG
Encoded proteins:
- a CDS encoding sensor histidine kinase: MQKTRNKKILTGAIHVLGWGIFFALPFFFYRGEGVSITLNRYLGYCFVPLSCLIIFYTNFLWLIERQLFRRKVSTFILSNIVLVMLLGVSLHFWQDFHRKHLSEPVPETMKELQASLPKPPRYVFIARDMMLMALTVALSVAIKMTGGWYETENEKQELKKAQAEAELQNLKSQLNPHFLFNTLNNIYSLIAINQDKAQYAVHDLSRMLRHVLYENNQHFVLVDKEFEFMKSYIELMSLRLPKSTRLEVSIPERGNGAMIAPLLFIPLIENAFKHGVSSTQESFINIKFELQGNNRLNCLVENSNYPKKDNDRSGSGIGLTNLKRRLELLYPGKYIFKAETLNDRFITELLIQL